In Erigeron canadensis isolate Cc75 chromosome 7, C_canadensis_v1, whole genome shotgun sequence, one DNA window encodes the following:
- the LOC122607912 gene encoding protein CHUP1, chloroplastic-like has translation MGSEKKDINQVVLKVGLALVFSLGGMFFSFIRNKRIKPSQSPKSSDCSDHESLLKDSKIEVHVSHKAPNSLQFDPLATDKHGELHTSALNLSQSPHSKPNADIDSYLLPEFNDLVKEFDMTALKTNLDLSILNSEPSQKENLCITKENKEQEIKNLRNMVKMLKEKERNLEAQLIKSYGLKEQESAVRELQNRLKLNNMEAKLLALKVESLKTDNKRLEAQMVDYDKVVVDLEAARAKIKVLQRQLRVEAAQNKERLLDIQQRVQKMQEDEHNGGVGIDVEMRLNICKLKDLEAEAEDLRKSNYSLQLEKAELAQRLEQVQNVGTSLLEDEKTEKLKEEHQLLKKQNEDLTNDIEQLQADRCSDVEELVYLRWINACLRYELRNQQPGPGKTMARDLSKTLSPKSEEKAKQLILEYANKEDGLGNLYIPELDSDHWSNSQSSNLTDSEELDDSFIDYPSSRKSNSKFFRKFVKFLRGKDGHNPDQNHQDHDPRQHQRSNSRNSSFEQSESAGEFRKSFTEYIQNSSKRSMDFKQLMHRYSDVGTHKRIDSIGGGSLDPHSSLDGQKSDLVKYAVALQDSGPNLTAKYRRRSTSIG, from the exons ATGGGAAGTGAGAAGAAAGATATAAACCAAGTGGTTTTGAAAGTTGGACTTGCTTTAGTGTTTTCTCTTGGTGggatgtttttttcttttattagaaacaAAAGGATCAAACCTTCTCAATCTCCAAAATCTTCag ATTGTAGTGATCATGAAAGCTTATTAAAGGATTCAAAAATTGAGGTTCATGTATCTCATAAGGCACCAAATTCTCTCCAGTTTGATCCTTTAGCTACCGATAAACAT GGAGAGTTGCATACTTCTGCGCTCAATCTATCTCAATCTCCACATAGCAAGCCTAACGCAGATATAGATTCTTATCTTCTACCAGAATTTAATGACCTCGTGAAAGAATTCGATATGACTGCATTGAAAACAAATCTCGACCTTTCAATATTAAATTCAGAACCGTCccaaaaagaaaatttgtgTATCACAAAAGAAAACAAGGAACAAGAAATCAAGAATCTAAGAAACATGGTAAAAATGCTCAAGGAAAAAGAACGGAACTTAGAGGCCCAGCTAATTAAATCCTATGGTCTCAAAGAACAAGAATCTGCTGTCAGGGAGCTACAAAACCGACTGAAGTTAAACAACATGGAGGCTAAGCTTCTTGCTTTGAAAGTAGAGTCTTTAAAGACTGATAACAAGCGATTAGAGGCACAAATGGTAGATTATGATAAAGTTGTAGTTGATCTTGAAGCTGCCCGAGCCAAAATCAAAGTTCTTCAGAGGCAACTTAGAGTAGAAGCAGCACAAAATAAGGAACGGCTTTTGGATATTCAACAACGGGTTCAAAAGATGCAGGAGGATGAACATAATGGTGGTGTCGGGATTGATGTAGAGATGCGgttaaatatatgtaagttgAAGGATTTGGAAGCTGAAGCTGAGGACTTGAGAAAGTCAAACTATAGTCTGCAGCTTGAAAAAGCCGAGCTAGCTCAAAGGCTGGAGCAAGTTCAAAACGTTGGCACATCACTTCTGGAAGACGAAAAA ACAGAAAAACTTAAAGAAGAACATCAGCTTTTAAAGAAACAAAACGAAGATTTAACCAATGATATTGAGCAACTTCAAGCTGATCGATGTAGCGATGTTGAAGAACTTGTGTATCTTAGATGGATTAATGCCTGCTTAAGGTACGAACTCAGAAATCAGCAACCAGGCCCAGGTAAAACAATGGCTCGAGATCTCAGTAAAACATTAAGCCCGAAATCAGAAGAAAAAGCTAAACAACTAATCCTTGAATATGCCAACAAAGAAGACGGGCTCGGAAATTTGTACATTCCAGAACTCGATTCCGATCATTGGTCAAATTCTCAATCTTCTAACCTCACTGATTCCGAGGAGCTCGATGATTCTTTCATAGATTATCCATCTTCTCGTAAGAGCAATTCTAAGTTTTTTAGGAAATTTGTAAAGTTCTTAAGAGGGAAAGATGGTCATAACCCTGACCAGAACCACCAAGACCATGATCCTCGTCAGCACCAACGTAGTAATAGTAGAAACTCGTCTTTCGAACAATCAGAATCAGCTGGAGAATTTAGGAAGTCGTTTACTGAGTACATACAAAACTCGTCAAAACGCTCTATGGATTTTAAACAGTTGATGCATAGGTATAGTGACGTAGGAACACATAAAAGAATCGATTCCATTGGTGGTGGTAGTTTGGATCCACATTCTTCCTTAGATGGTCAGAAATCTGACTTGGTGAAATATGCTGTAGCTTTGCAAGACTCGGGTCCAAATCTAACAGCCAAATATCGACGCAGATCAACCTCCATTGGTTAG